The following proteins come from a genomic window of Malus domestica chromosome 02, GDT2T_hap1:
- the LOC139188121 gene encoding uncharacterized protein has product MANQSDRHPTDRVGDQIELADQTDIQEAAKLEGNNITVLTSSMDPDAFNAAKQGNLDVLKEHGENLDKILTATKNTVLHIYTTCYRHPTYEGSGDEILESMNTQNESGDTALHIAARYGRAGIVIALIQAAKTYYPGNLEQGCAIASEDALS; this is encoded by the exons ATGGCTAATCAGTCAGACCGACATCCAACCGATCGGGTCGGTGACCAGATCGAGCTAGCAGATCAGACCGACATCCAAGAAGCTGCAAAATTAGAAGGCAACAATATTACAGTTTTAACAAGTAGCATGGATCCTGATGCTTTCAACGCTGCAAAACAAGGCAATCTCGATGTCCTTAAGGAACATGGCGAGAATCTGGACAAAATATTGACTGCAACCAAGAACACAGTCCTTCATATCTATACAACATGCTATAGGCACCCAACGTATGAAGGATCTGGCGATGAGATACTTGAGTCAATGAACACT CAGAACGAGAGTGGTGATACTGCCCTACACATTGCGGCAAGATATGGGCGTGCTGGTATAGTTATAGCTCTCATCCAAGCTGCAAAAACTTATTATCCAGGCAACCTCGAGCAAGGCTGTGCGATTGCATCAGAAGATGCCCTCTCGTAG
- the LOC103447358 gene encoding putative glycerol-3-phosphate transporter 5: MRAITIPARPYLAAMCRAVSPLSFCCHSNAGHILRIPFHSVHLENPEFSYSADDAGETPLYLAVERGYDHYCLQILEGCKNPTYEGPNGRMALHAAVIRNDEAVAGVHLSHKTAGNLSAIFDVGGVFGGILAGLISDMLEARAVTSIAFLLLSVPALVLYRFYGSLSMVANIVLMFLSGLLVNGPYSLITTAAAADLGTQTTIKGNSQALATVTAIIDGIGSVAALGPLLAGYISTTGWNNVFVILILAIFCAICF, encoded by the exons ATGAGAGCTATAACTATACCAGCACGCCCATATCTTGCCGCGATGTGTAGAGCAGTATCACCACTCTCGTTCTGCTGCCATAGTAATGCTGGACACATTTTAAGGATACCCTTTCACAGTGTTCACTTAGAAAACCCTGAGTTTTCCTACTCTGCTGATGATGCCGGCGAGACTCCTCTCTACCTAGCTGTCGAGAGGGGATACGATCATTATTGTCTTCAAATACTTGAAGGTTGCAAAAATCCAACATATGAAGGCCCAAATGGTAGGATGGCTTTGCACGCTGCAGTTATCCGCAATGATGAAG CTGTTGCCGGCGTGCATTTGTCACACAAAACTGCCGGGAACCTTTCAGCCATATTCGATGTTGGAGGAGTCTTTGGTGGAATTTTAGCAGGATTGATATCTGATATGCTCGAAGCTAGAGCTGTAACCTCAATCGCGTTTTTGTTACTTTCGGTTCCAGCCCTTGTTCTCTACCGGTTTTATGGAAGCCTATCGATGGTCGCCAACATTGTTTTGATGTTTCTTTCGGGATTGCTGGTGAATGGGCCGTACTCACTCATCACAACAGCCGCTGCTGCTGATCTTGGTACGCAGACCACGATCAAAGGAAATTCCCAAGCATTAGCCACTGTAACTGCAATCATAGACGGAATAGGTTCTGTTGCAGCTCTTGGCCCGCTTTTGGCCGGGTATATCTCCACGACGGGGTGGAACAACGTGTTTGTTATACTGATTCTTGCTATTTTCTGTGCAATTTGTTTTTGA